From Methylopila sp. M107, a single genomic window includes:
- a CDS encoding outer membrane protein assembly factor BamD — MSVSAKSLPSAFGPRALRFAALVAVALPISACSLFDKKEELAPDEPADKLYSEGLQGLNEKDYDKAKKKFAEVDRQHPYTDWGRKSVLMTTYTSYKNGKWDDAIQTGSRYVQLHPTSPDAAYAQYLVGMSYYNQVPDVSRDQERTTKAITVFDELVRRWPTSEYAEPAKRRASVARDQLAGKEMQVGRFYLQRKDYTGAINRFRIVVSQYQQTRHVEEALHRLVEAYLSLGITGEAQTAAAILGHNYPDSEWYKESYALLNTSGVAPQENQGSWISRAFGRSDRAAEAPPAAPGQTAQAAR, encoded by the coding sequence ATGTCCGTGAGTGCGAAGTCCCTTCCGTCCGCCTTCGGGCCGCGCGCGCTGCGTTTCGCGGCTCTGGTCGCGGTGGCGCTGCCGATCTCGGCCTGTTCGCTGTTCGACAAGAAGGAAGAGCTCGCGCCCGACGAGCCGGCCGACAAGCTCTATAGCGAGGGCCTGCAGGGGCTGAACGAGAAGGACTACGACAAGGCGAAGAAGAAGTTCGCCGAGGTCGACCGCCAGCACCCCTACACCGACTGGGGCCGCAAGTCGGTGCTGATGACCACCTATACGAGCTACAAGAACGGCAAGTGGGACGACGCCATCCAGACCGGAAGCCGCTACGTCCAGCTGCATCCGACGAGCCCGGACGCGGCCTACGCCCAGTATCTCGTGGGCATGTCCTATTACAATCAGGTTCCGGACGTCTCCCGCGACCAGGAGCGGACGACGAAGGCCATCACGGTGTTCGACGAGCTCGTGCGCCGCTGGCCGACCAGCGAATACGCCGAGCCCGCCAAGCGCCGCGCCTCGGTCGCGCGCGACCAGCTCGCCGGCAAGGAGATGCAGGTCGGCCGCTTCTACCTGCAGCGCAAGGACTACACCGGCGCGATCAACCGCTTCCGCATCGTGGTCAGCCAGTACCAGCAGACCCGCCACGTCGAGGAGGCGCTCCATCGCCTCGTCGAGGCGTATCTGTCGCTCGGCATCACGGGCGAGGCGCAGACCGCGGCCGCGATCCTCGGCCACAACTATCCGGACAGCGAGTGGTACAAGGAAAGCTACGCGCTGCTGAACACCTCCGGCGTCGCGCCGCAGGAGAACCAGGGCAGCTGGATCAGCCGCGCCTTCGGCCGGAGCGACCGCGCCGCCGAAGCGCCGCCGGCCGCGCCGGGCCAGACCGCCCAGGCGGCCCGCTAA
- the recN gene encoding DNA repair protein RecN: MLARLSIRDIVLIDRLDIDFGDGLSVLTGETGAGKSIVLDAVSLALGGRGDGSLVRDGEAQGQVTAVFDLAPGHPARDILKEQDIPDDGDLFLRRVQARDGRTRAFVNDQPVSVQALKALGATLVEIHGQHDDRALVDPSAHRALLDAYGGHLPEQRAVADAWSLRRATERALAEHRARIEAAAREADYLRHAAEELGTLAPEAGEEETLAERRQAMMKAEKAAEDLNEAFEAVSGGAAPASQIANAIRRLERRAAASPELVEPAIKALDAALVALDEGESHLKAALEATAFDPRELERIEERLFALRAASRKYATPADDLAALADKFRASLAEIDAGEARLAALAEEARAADAAYAAAAEMLSAARRAAAATLDGAVMAELPDLKLERARFTTEIASDVGAAGSDGIDRVEFWVQTNPGTRAGPLAKIASGGELSRFMLALKVALADRGSAPTLVFDEIDTGVGGAVADAIGARLARLSRRVQVLSVTHAPQVAARAGRHFLISKAQGAGETRVVTRVAGLGAPERKEEIARMLAGASVTEEARAAAARLIEGAG; the protein is encoded by the coding sequence GTGCTGGCTAGGCTCTCGATCCGCGACATCGTCCTGATCGACCGTCTCGACATCGATTTCGGCGACGGCCTCTCCGTGCTGACCGGCGAGACCGGCGCGGGCAAGTCGATCGTGCTCGACGCCGTCTCGCTCGCGCTCGGCGGGCGGGGCGACGGTTCGCTGGTGCGAGACGGCGAGGCGCAGGGCCAGGTCACGGCGGTGTTCGACCTCGCGCCCGGGCATCCGGCCCGCGACATCCTGAAAGAGCAGGACATTCCCGACGACGGCGACCTGTTCCTGCGCCGCGTTCAGGCGCGCGACGGGCGCACCCGCGCCTTCGTCAACGATCAGCCGGTGAGCGTGCAGGCGTTGAAGGCGCTCGGCGCAACGCTTGTCGAGATCCACGGCCAGCACGACGATCGGGCGCTGGTGGACCCTTCAGCGCATCGCGCGCTGCTCGACGCCTATGGCGGGCATCTTCCCGAACAGCGCGCCGTCGCGGACGCCTGGAGCCTGCGCCGGGCGACCGAGCGGGCGCTCGCCGAGCACAGAGCGCGCATCGAGGCCGCGGCGCGCGAGGCCGACTATCTGCGCCACGCGGCCGAGGAACTCGGGACGCTCGCGCCGGAGGCGGGCGAGGAAGAGACGCTCGCCGAGCGCCGGCAGGCGATGATGAAGGCCGAAAAGGCCGCCGAAGACCTTAACGAGGCTTTTGAGGCGGTCTCCGGCGGAGCCGCGCCCGCCAGCCAGATCGCGAACGCGATCAGACGGTTGGAGCGCCGGGCCGCAGCATCGCCCGAACTCGTCGAGCCGGCCATCAAGGCGCTCGACGCGGCGCTCGTCGCGCTCGACGAGGGCGAGAGCCATCTCAAAGCTGCGTTGGAAGCGACTGCGTTCGATCCCCGCGAACTGGAGCGGATCGAGGAGCGGCTGTTCGCGCTGCGCGCCGCGAGCCGCAAATACGCGACGCCCGCCGACGATCTCGCGGCGTTGGCTGACAAGTTCCGGGCGAGCCTCGCCGAGATCGATGCGGGCGAAGCGAGGCTCGCAGCGCTGGCCGAAGAGGCGCGCGCGGCCGACGCCGCCTATGCGGCCGCCGCCGAGATGCTCAGCGCCGCCCGCCGCGCAGCAGCCGCCACGCTCGACGGCGCCGTGATGGCGGAACTGCCCGACCTCAAACTCGAACGGGCGCGCTTCACGACCGAAATCGCGAGCGACGTAGGCGCCGCGGGATCGGACGGGATCGACCGCGTCGAGTTCTGGGTCCAGACCAATCCAGGCACGCGTGCGGGGCCGCTTGCGAAGATTGCCTCGGGCGGCGAGCTGTCGCGCTTCATGCTGGCGCTTAAAGTGGCGCTCGCCGATCGCGGCTCGGCGCCGACGCTCGTCTTCGACGAGATCGACACCGGCGTCGGCGGGGCGGTCGCGGACGCCATCGGCGCGCGGCTGGCGCGCCTCTCCCGCCGCGTGCAGGTGCTTTCCGTCACCCATGCGCCGCAGGTCGCGGCGCGGGCCGGGCGGCATTTCCTGATCTCGAAGGCGCAGGGCGCGGGCGAGACCCGGGTGGTGACCCGAGTCGCGGGGCTCGGCGCGCCGGAGCGAAAGGAAGAAATCGCCCGGATGCTCGCCGGCGCCTCGGTGACCGAAGAGGCGAGGGCCGCTGCGGCGCGGCTGATCGAAGGGGCCGGGTGA
- the ligA gene encoding NAD-dependent DNA ligase LigA, whose product MTSAKLDKGGELPPSLPDAAAEHAGLSEEIRAHDRRYYQDDAPTVSDAEYDELRKRLNALEAAFPDLVTEESPSQSVGAAPSEAFAKVRHAVPMLSLGNAFSDEDVEEFVARVRRFLQMKPEDELKITAEPKIDGLSASLLYERGVFVRGATRGDGAVGEDVTQNLRTITDVPERLAGDDIPERIEVRGEVYMSHADFKALNERQVAAEKPVFANPRNAAAGSLRQIDPEKTKGRPIRFFAYAWGEASAVPSETQFGMVENLGRWGFPINDEMKLFDTVEGLIGHYHAIEALRSKLGYDIDGVVYKVDRLDLQRRLGFVSRTPRWAIAHKFPAEQATTELLDIDIQVGRTGALTPVAKLKPVTVGGVVVSNATLHNEDEIARKDVRIGDTVIVQRAGDVIPQIVSVVTEKRPESATPYSFPTVCPVCNSHAVREEGEVVRRCTGGLICRAQALERLRHFVARGAMDIDGLGDKQIEAFYEWGQIREPADIFTLKKRDEREGALTSLKNREGWGETSAKNLYAAIETARSQTVDRLLYGLGIRHVGEVNAKRFMRHFSSIDALRAAARAAVPPDRDVKGDKGNEAWREIVDIEGVGAIVAKAVVEFFQEPKNDPPLDALLAEVTPAEMEKRASGSPVSGKTVVFTGSLERMTRDEAKAMAERLGAKTSGSVSKKTDIVVAGPGAGSKLDKAKEFGVEVLTEDEWLARVGEG is encoded by the coding sequence ATGACATCAGCAAAACTCGACAAGGGCGGCGAACTCCCGCCCTCGCTGCCCGACGCCGCCGCCGAGCATGCGGGGCTCAGCGAAGAGATCCGCGCGCACGACCGCCGCTACTATCAGGACGACGCGCCGACGGTATCGGACGCCGAATATGACGAACTGCGCAAGCGGCTGAACGCGCTGGAAGCCGCGTTCCCGGACCTCGTCACGGAAGAAAGCCCGAGCCAGTCCGTCGGCGCGGCGCCTTCGGAGGCGTTCGCCAAGGTGCGGCACGCCGTGCCGATGCTCTCGCTCGGCAACGCGTTTTCGGATGAGGACGTCGAGGAGTTCGTCGCGCGTGTGCGCCGCTTCCTGCAGATGAAGCCCGAGGACGAGCTGAAGATCACGGCGGAGCCGAAGATCGACGGGCTTTCGGCCTCGCTGCTCTACGAGCGTGGCGTGTTTGTCCGCGGAGCGACCCGCGGCGACGGCGCTGTGGGCGAGGACGTCACGCAGAACCTGCGTACGATCACGGACGTCCCCGAGAGGCTTGCAGGCGACGACATCCCGGAGCGCATCGAGGTGCGGGGCGAGGTCTACATGTCCCACGCCGACTTCAAGGCGCTGAACGAGCGGCAGGTCGCGGCCGAAAAGCCTGTCTTCGCAAATCCCCGCAACGCCGCCGCCGGCTCGCTCCGCCAGATCGACCCGGAGAAGACCAAGGGGCGGCCGATCCGCTTCTTCGCCTATGCGTGGGGCGAGGCGAGCGCCGTGCCGAGCGAGACCCAATTCGGCATGGTCGAAAATCTCGGCCGCTGGGGCTTTCCCATCAATGACGAGATGAAGCTCTTCGACACGGTCGAGGGTCTGATCGGCCATTACCACGCGATCGAGGCCCTGCGCTCAAAGCTCGGCTACGACATCGACGGCGTCGTGTACAAGGTCGACCGGCTCGACCTGCAGCGGCGACTTGGCTTCGTCTCGCGGACCCCCCGCTGGGCGATCGCGCACAAGTTCCCGGCCGAGCAGGCGACGACAGAGCTGCTCGACATCGACATCCAGGTCGGCCGCACCGGCGCGTTGACGCCTGTCGCGAAGCTGAAGCCCGTCACGGTCGGCGGCGTCGTGGTCTCGAACGCGACGCTCCACAACGAGGACGAGATCGCCCGCAAGGACGTGCGGATCGGCGATACGGTGATCGTCCAGCGGGCCGGCGACGTCATCCCGCAGATCGTCTCCGTGGTGACGGAGAAACGGCCCGAGAGCGCGACGCCGTACAGCTTCCCGACCGTCTGTCCGGTCTGCAACAGCCATGCTGTACGCGAGGAGGGAGAGGTCGTCCGGCGGTGCACCGGCGGCCTGATCTGCCGTGCGCAGGCGCTGGAACGGCTCCGCCATTTCGTCGCGCGCGGCGCGATGGACATAGACGGTCTCGGCGACAAGCAGATCGAGGCCTTCTACGAGTGGGGGCAGATCCGCGAGCCTGCCGACATCTTCACGCTCAAGAAGCGCGACGAGCGGGAGGGCGCGCTGACCTCGCTCAAGAACCGCGAGGGCTGGGGCGAGACCTCCGCGAAAAACCTCTACGCCGCGATCGAGACGGCGCGGAGCCAGACTGTGGATCGGCTGCTCTACGGGCTCGGCATCCGCCATGTCGGCGAGGTCAACGCCAAGCGCTTCATGCGCCATTTCTCCTCGATCGACGCCCTGCGCGCGGCGGCGCGCGCCGCGGTCCCGCCCGACAGGGACGTGAAGGGCGACAAGGGCAACGAGGCCTGGCGCGAGATCGTCGACATCGAGGGCGTCGGCGCGATTGTGGCCAAGGCCGTTGTCGAGTTCTTCCAGGAGCCGAAGAACGACCCGCCGCTCGACGCGCTGCTCGCCGAGGTGACGCCGGCCGAAATGGAGAAGCGCGCGTCGGGCTCGCCGGTCTCGGGCAAGACGGTGGTGTTCACCGGCTCGCTCGAACGCATGACCCGCGACGAGGCGAAGGCCATGGCCGAGCGGCTGGGGGCCAAGACCTCCGGTTCGGTCTCCAAGAAGACCGACATCGTGGTGGCGGGGCCGGGCGCCGGCTCCAAGCTCGACAAGGCGAAGGAGTTCGGCGTCGAGGTGCTGACCGAGGACGAATGGCTGGCGCGGGTCGGCGAAGGCTGA
- a CDS encoding TIGR02301 family protein: protein MRRLVAAALCASLAAAPAAAQPSDRKPARPAPTPQAAPPPPPPATAPDPNAPPPYEPQMMRLAELLGALHHLRTVCKAPDADLWRDRLAALIEADAPTQERRDRLAGAFNSSFRTWARSYRSCTPAAETASRMFLAETAKLAGDMRARFGP from the coding sequence ATGCGCCGTCTCGTGGCTGCAGCGCTCTGCGCCTCGCTCGCCGCCGCGCCGGCCGCAGCCCAGCCGAGCGATCGCAAGCCCGCCCGCCCGGCGCCGACCCCGCAGGCAGCGCCCCCGCCCCCTCCGCCGGCCACGGCGCCGGACCCCAACGCGCCGCCGCCTTACGAACCGCAGATGATGCGGCTCGCCGAGTTGCTCGGCGCGCTCCATCACCTCAGAACCGTGTGCAAGGCGCCCGACGCCGATCTCTGGCGCGACAGGCTCGCGGCGCTGATCGAGGCCGACGCCCCGACGCAGGAGCGCCGCGATCGGCTCGCAGGCGCGTTCAACTCGAGCTTCCGGACATGGGCGCGGAGCTATCGCAGCTGCACGCCCGCGGCCGAGACCGCGAGCCGCATGTTTCTCGCCGAGACGGCGAAGCTCGCCGGCGACATGCGGGCGCGGTTCGGACCGTAA
- a CDS encoding NUDIX domain-containing protein, which translates to MPDATPRPSLAASLACFRDGAVLIAKRGRAPNKGLWSLPGGGVAFGERAADAALREFEEETGARAESVGMADVVEVILTAPDGAPVRHAVILAFAGRLVSGEPGPSEEAEAVAWVRPENLTSYETTPGLAAVVARAAELLA; encoded by the coding sequence ATGCCCGACGCCACGCCACGCCCGAGCCTTGCCGCGAGCCTCGCCTGCTTCCGCGACGGCGCCGTGCTGATCGCCAAGCGCGGCCGGGCGCCGAACAAGGGGCTGTGGTCGCTTCCCGGCGGCGGAGTCGCGTTCGGGGAGAGGGCGGCGGACGCCGCTCTTCGCGAGTTCGAGGAAGAGACTGGGGCGCGGGCCGAATCGGTCGGCATGGCGGACGTCGTCGAGGTGATCCTGACGGCCCCGGACGGCGCGCCGGTCCGCCACGCCGTGATCCTCGCTTTCGCGGGCCGGCTCGTTTCCGGAGAACCGGGCCCAAGCGAAGAGGCCGAAGCCGTGGCCTGGGTCCGGCCCGAGAACCTTACTTCCTACGAGACGACGCCGGGCCTCGCCGCGGTGGTCGCGAGGGCCGCGGAGCTTCTGGCGTGA
- a CDS encoding FAD-binding oxidoreductase — MAPELVARFSALVSPRDVLEADAAAPLLVEPRGLYRGKAALVMTPRSTEEVSKIVALAAETGTTIIPQGGNTGLVGGQTPDLSGGAILLSTKRLDRIRDVDPAENLIVAEAGVTLQRVQEAASEAGRLFPLSLGSEGTCTIGGNIASNAGGTGVLAYGNTRDLVLGIEAVLPDGRIWSGLRRLRKDNTGYDLKHLFIGSEGTLGIVTAAVLKLFPAPREVATAFVGLPSVHAALKLFQLARERAGQSLTGCEVMPRIGLQFVLDHMADTRDPLGDQHPWYVLLELSSPLSVGLDTTLEGILEKAFEDEIVTDAAIAASGDQTAAFWRLRLGLSEAQGGAGGSIKHDVSIPLSRVADFIVEATAAVEKHLNGARVVAFGHLGDGNIHFNVTQPTGADKAEYLKGWEAMNVVVHDIVGAYGGSIAAEHGVGKLKRGLLAGVKSPVELDLFAQVKRALDPKGLFNPGVLFKETRS; from the coding sequence ATGGCGCCGGAGCTCGTCGCGCGCTTTTCCGCGCTGGTCTCACCACGCGACGTGCTCGAAGCCGACGCGGCCGCGCCGCTGCTGGTCGAGCCGCGCGGGCTCTATCGGGGCAAGGCGGCGCTGGTGATGACGCCGCGCTCGACCGAAGAGGTGTCGAAAATCGTCGCGCTCGCGGCCGAGACCGGCACCACGATCATCCCGCAGGGCGGCAACACCGGCCTCGTCGGCGGCCAGACGCCGGACCTTTCGGGCGGCGCCATCCTGCTCTCGACCAAGAGGCTTGACCGCATCCGTGACGTCGATCCGGCGGAGAATCTGATCGTCGCCGAAGCCGGCGTCACGCTGCAGCGGGTGCAGGAGGCGGCCTCCGAGGCTGGGCGGCTGTTCCCGCTCAGTCTCGGCTCGGAGGGCACCTGCACGATCGGCGGCAACATCGCTTCCAACGCCGGCGGCACGGGCGTGCTGGCCTATGGCAACACCCGCGACCTCGTGCTCGGGATCGAGGCCGTGCTGCCGGACGGGCGGATCTGGAGCGGCCTGAGGCGCTTGAGAAAAGACAACACCGGCTACGACCTGAAGCACCTTTTCATCGGCTCCGAGGGGACGCTCGGGATCGTCACGGCGGCTGTGCTGAAACTGTTTCCGGCGCCGCGCGAAGTCGCGACAGCCTTCGTCGGACTGCCCTCGGTTCATGCGGCGCTCAAACTGTTCCAGCTCGCGCGCGAGCGCGCCGGGCAGTCGCTGACGGGCTGCGAGGTGATGCCCCGGATCGGGCTCCAGTTCGTGCTCGACCATATGGCGGACACGCGCGATCCGCTCGGCGATCAGCATCCCTGGTATGTGCTGCTGGAGCTGTCCTCTCCGCTCAGCGTCGGGCTCGATACGACGCTCGAGGGCATTCTGGAAAAAGCCTTCGAGGACGAGATCGTCACGGACGCCGCGATCGCGGCCTCCGGCGACCAGACCGCTGCGTTCTGGCGGTTGAGGCTCGGCTTATCGGAAGCGCAAGGGGGAGCCGGGGGCTCGATCAAGCACGATGTCTCGATCCCGCTGTCGCGCGTGGCGGACTTCATCGTCGAGGCGACGGCGGCGGTGGAGAAACATCTCAACGGGGCGCGGGTCGTCGCCTTCGGCCATCTCGGCGACGGCAACATCCATTTCAACGTCACCCAGCCGACCGGCGCCGACAAGGCCGAATACCTGAAGGGCTGGGAGGCGATGAACGTCGTCGTCCACGACATCGTCGGCGCCTATGGCGGCTCGATCGCAGCCGAGCATGGCGTCGGCAAGCTGAAGCGAGGCCTGCTGGCGGGGGTGAAGTCGCCGGTCGAGCTCGATCTGTTCGCGCAGGTGAAACGCGCGCTCGATCCGAAGGGGCTGTTCAACCCCGGCGTGCTTTTCAAGGAAACGCGCTCTTAA
- a CDS encoding SDR family oxidoreductase, translating into MAEKVAIITAGGSGMGAASVRKLAEDGFQVAVLSSSGKGEALAKEFGGVGVTGSNQSADDLKRLVDAAFARWGRVDALVNSAGHGPRGPLLDLTDEDWACGMETYFLNVVRPTRFVAPIMTAQGAGSIVNISTFAAFEPDPAFPTSAVFRAGLASFTKLFADANAPKGVRMNNVLPGFIDSFPEKAEITARIPMGRYGRVEEVAELVAFLASDRSAYVTGQNIRVDGGITRSV; encoded by the coding sequence ATGGCCGAAAAGGTCGCCATCATCACCGCCGGCGGCAGCGGCATGGGGGCGGCTTCCGTCCGAAAGCTCGCGGAAGACGGATTTCAGGTCGCCGTGCTGTCCTCCTCCGGCAAGGGCGAGGCCTTGGCGAAGGAATTCGGCGGCGTCGGCGTTACCGGCTCGAACCAGTCGGCCGACGACCTGAAGCGCCTGGTCGACGCTGCGTTCGCGCGCTGGGGCCGGGTGGACGCGCTGGTCAACAGCGCCGGCCATGGCCCGCGCGGCCCGCTGCTCGACCTGACCGACGAGGATTGGGCTTGCGGCATGGAGACATACTTCCTCAACGTCGTCCGCCCGACGCGCTTCGTCGCGCCGATCATGACCGCGCAAGGGGCGGGGTCGATCGTCAACATCTCGACCTTCGCGGCCTTCGAACCCGACCCGGCCTTCCCGACCTCGGCCGTGTTCCGGGCGGGGCTCGCGTCTTTCACGAAACTGTTCGCCGACGCCAATGCGCCCAAGGGCGTGCGCATGAACAACGTGCTGCCGGGCTTCATCGATTCGTTCCCGGAGAAGGCGGAGATCACGGCGCGGATCCCGATGGGCCGCTACGGTCGCGTCGAGGAGGTGGCGGAGCTGGTCGCGTTCCTGGCGTCGGATCGGTCGGCTTACGTGACGGGACAGAACATCCGTGTCGACGGCGGGATCACGCGCTCGGTGTGA